TCTCACGCTTAGTGATGACGTCTGCGCTAACCTGATTAGCAATCTATGGTTTAGAGCCCAGCctgaaacaaaacataaaacagagCTTCAGTCATTTACTACTATATAAGCGTAAGTGTATGCGTCACTTGAAACTGTATAGAACAGATGCTGAAGACGGGATACATACCATGTTAAATAATTCCTGGTTGGTTGGACATCATTGTCCATGAAAACCCGTGTAGAGGACATAGAAGTCAGGGCAAGGGTACCTGTTCAGTCATGGAAGAATCATTAAAAGGATTTAGTGAAAATTAACAACTAATGATAAAGAAGAAAACGTTTAGAAATGGTTAATTCATATCAGtgcaaacataaatataaagaGATAAATGAATGAGTGAAATTAGAAACTAATGACAAAGAAGAAAATGTTATAGGATTGTTAATAAGCTCATATCACTTAATCACTGAAAACATGAGTctaaaagttaaataattacCTCCGAGACGCTTGGTGTTAACGGTTGTGACCAAAAGCACCGTGGGAGTGTTTTCACAGGAGTTGAATTTCTTGATGAAGTCTGTTGCAGCCTGGTCTCAAAGGTAGAGCTTCATCACATGCCCACTGCAAAAATAAACTCTTAGGGATTTACGAACTACAGAGAGATGGTGACTTGAAATAAAAGTACACACTTACTCAAGTGATTGCACATGAATCATGATGTGCCGAGTGGTAGCGATCTTCACATCGTCAATGATGGGACGCTCAATCAGGGTCTGTCCATCGACCAGCTTCATATGGCCTACAACATCTGTAACATTTTTCATCAAGAGTCTCAGTTAGATGGCTAACAAAACTGTACAaaccaaaaaatctaaatttcgTTAACCAAGCAATAGAATAGACTAAAGACTATACACAAAGCAATGCAATTGACAcatgatttataaaattattatgcttACCGTAGAGGTCACCTTTGAGATCACAGTTAGTTTCAAAATCTTCGTGTGAATGAAACCTGAAACGGTCTTCATCAATCGAGATGGGAATCTCGTGAAGAGCCGACATTTCAGAATTCCATGTGAAAGACACGGTTGCGAGATGATCAGCAACCCGATACACCGGTTTGTTTTTCGATCCGTAGAAGTTGATGAGTTTGTAAACCGATCCACGTTTCATATCAGGCAGGTACTTCTTAATTCGTCCAGGTGGGATAAATCCTTGAATAACAGTTCCCTGAAATAACAAATCACGGAATGAAAATGTGACATCAGAATTAGAATAGACAACCAAAAAAACACCACTTTAACTAATTAACCAATCGTATAAGAAAACGTCTAAAATGAAACCTCAGAATCATAACAGATTCGAAACAAACACTACTTTAACTAACTAACCAAGCGTATAAGTAAACGTCTAGAACAATCATCGTGAACctagctttaaaaaaaacaatcgtATAAGAAAACGGCTAAAATGAAACCTCAGAATCATAACAGATTCGAAACAAACAGACAACCAAAAAAACACCACTTTAACTAATTAACCAATCGTATAAGAAGAAGTCTAAAATGAAACCTCAGAATCATAACAGATCGAAACAAACACTACTTTAACTAATTACCAAGCGTATAAGTCTAAAACAATCATCGTAAACGTAGCTTTAAAGAAACGACAAAAATTTCCGGAAAGATAGATCTCACGATCTGGAAACTATTATTGAAAAATCAACGCACCTGTTCGTCGATAAGGAGCATTTCGAGGCCAATCAGTGTCTTCTTCACCGGGTTCCGAGCCTCCCAGAAATGGATGAGTCGGAAGCGTAGCTGAGCTTCATGGGGACCTAGAGAGACATCCTTGAAGGACATGAATTGTTCATCAGAGTCTGAGGAGACATGCGACTTCCCATTTCGTTTCATCACCATGGATCGAGTTTTGAGTGGTTCTAGGGTTTTggtttatatgaaataaaaagatCAATATATAAAGAAGGATGAAAAGGGGGAGGTGAAACGAAATCATAAAAGAAGTATTGATTGTGTAAAAACTCGATTAACTATCGGCTTCCTCGCTCTTCGATCGGAGAAAACGAAAAGGTAGAGGCGATGAAAAGATGAAGAGACAGAGACGATAAGCTTCGACGGAGACGCCGAGgtttcttttgtattttatgtttCGACATAAAAGTGTGACGAAGCCCACTTTGCAACCACTACAGATGAAGCCCACAGAAGCCCAACGACAATTCAGACAAAACAGCCGCGAGCCCGTCTGACGTGTCGGATTCGACGCTTCTGATTGGTCCGAATATAAAAGCTGACGTGGCACGCTCGCTGCACTCCTTATTCGGCTTTTAGTATTGTAGatattttatcaaattctaCACATCTCA
This region of Brassica napus cultivar Da-Ae chromosome C5, Da-Ae, whole genome shotgun sequence genomic DNA includes:
- the LOC111206229 gene encoding uncharacterized protein LOC111206229 isoform X2, with the protein product MVMKRNGKSHVSSDSDEQFMSFKDVSLGPHEAQLRFRLIHFWEARNPVKKTLIGLEMLLIDEQGTVIQGFIPPGRIKKYLPDMKRGSVYKLINFYGSKNKPVYRVADHLATVSFTWNSEMSALHEIPISIDEDRFRFHSHEDFETNCDLKGDLYDVVGHMKLVDGQTLIERPIIDDVKIATTRHIMIHVQSLDGHVMKLYL